The Anaerolineales bacterium region CCAATCGCAAGCCCTTCCAAGAATTGGAACGGATTCCCCTCCATGATCTCGCGGTCCTTGAACGTGCCCGGCTCAGATTCATCTGCATTTGCTACAACGTAATGGGGCCAGTTCTTGTTGTCAATGAACGACCACTTCATGCCCGTCGGGAACCCCGCCCCTCCGCGTCCGCGCAGACCCGAGTTCTTGACCACGTCGGTCACTTCGTTGGGCTTCATTTTGGTCACCGCGTTCTGGAACGCGGCAAACCCGCCATTCTTTTTATAGACGGAGAGTTCATGGATGTCGGGTATTTCTCGGTGTCGTAAAAGAATATGCGGCATTATTTCGTTGCCCCCATTGCATTCTTCAAGGTGTTAACCAACTCCACGGTCTTCTCCACTGTCATATTCTCGTGATATTTGATCCCTTCGGGTCCCTGCAATTGGAACATGGGAGCCTTATCACACGCGGCGAGACAAGTCACCGCCTCGATGGTCACTACGCCATCGGCAGTGGTTTCGCCGACCTTGATTCCCAGGTTGCCACATAGATCGTCCATGAACTTTTCGGCGCCGCGTAAGGCGCAGGGCAAATCCGTGCAGACTTGAATGCGATACTTGCCTGCTTTTTCTTCGTGGTACAGCGTATAAAAACCGACCACCCCTGCGACTTCCGTTTCAGTGACATCGAGCATCTGCGCGATATCCTGCATCGCGGCTTTGGTGATGTAGCCCTCCTCGCGCTGGGCAAGGAAGAGCAGCGGCATCACCGCCGAGCGTTTCCCCTCGGGCGGGTACTTCGAGAGGATTTGTTTGACTTCTTTTGGATACTTCTTTGAAAGCATAATGTCAACTCACAAATTTGCAACCGCTAAGTCCGCTAAGATCGCAAAGAAAGTTTTTTAAAACCTTCGCGCTCTTTGCGGTAAAAAATTTATCGGTCAATATCTCCAAGCACGATGTCAATCGAAGCAAGGATGGCGACGAGATCAGCCACGAGATGTCCCTGCGTCATTTTGTTGATCGCCGACAGGTTGTCGAACGAAGGCGTGCGCATGTGCACGCGGTGGGGTTTGGGTCCGCCGTTGCCTTCGAGGTAGACGCCCAACTCGCCGCGCGGCGACTCGACCGCGCTGTAGATCGAATTCTTCGGCGCGGGGAAGCCTTCCGTCCACAACTTGAAGTGATGGATGAGCGCTTCCATGCTCACGCCAATCTCGGCGCGCGGCGGCACCACGAACTTGCGGTTGTCGCTTTGCACCGGCTGGTTCGGCATTTTCTTCAACTTCTCCAACCCCTGCTCGACGATCTTCAGCGATTCGCGGAACTCCTCAATGTGGACGATGTAGCGCGCGAACGTGTCGCCTTCCGTGCGGACGGGCACGTTGAAATCGTATTGCTCATAGCCCATGTATGGGCGCGCTTTGCGCAGATCCCAGTTGACGCCTGAGGCGCGGAGCGTGGGACCCGTCAC contains the following coding sequences:
- a CDS encoding NAD(P)H-dependent oxidoreductase subunit E — encoded protein: MLSKKYPKEVKQILSKYPPEGKRSAVMPLLFLAQREEGYITKAAMQDIAQMLDVTETEVAGVVGFYTLYHEEKAGKYRIQVCTDLPCALRGAEKFMDDLCGNLGIKVGETTADGVVTIEAVTCLAACDKAPMFQLQGPEGIKYHENMTVEKTVELVNTLKNAMGATK